In Paraburkholderia sprentiae WSM5005, a genomic segment contains:
- the nifW gene encoding nitrogenase-stabilizing/protective protein NifW, with translation MQEVIEQLRHLSSAEDFLRFFDIAFDEKVVNVSRLHILKRFFQNIEQQKELPRNNATALLAVYRCLLQKAYNEFVVSTPAEQKVFKASSLRDVSLKLVHKIFARHPTLEANLLMKRAP, from the coding sequence ATGCAAGAAGTTATCGAACAACTGCGTCACCTGTCGTCGGCCGAGGATTTCCTGCGATTCTTCGACATCGCATTCGACGAGAAGGTGGTGAACGTGAGCCGCCTGCACATCCTCAAGCGCTTCTTTCAGAATATCGAGCAACAGAAAGAACTGCCGCGTAACAACGCGACGGCCCTGCTCGCCGTCTATCGATGCTTACTGCAGAAGGCCTACAACGAGTTCGTTGTCTCCACGCCCGCGGAACAAAAAGTCTTCAAAGCGTCCAGCCTGCGCGACGTGTCGCTGAAACTCGTGCACAAGATATTCGCTCGCCATCCGACATTGGAGGCGAACCTGTTGATGAAGAGGGCCCCTTGA
- a CDS encoding LysR family transcriptional regulator, whose protein sequence is MRFKGLDLNLLVALDALMTERNLTAAARSINLSQPAMSAAVARLRAYFCDELFTMRGREFVPTPRAEGLAAPIREALVHIQLSVISRDVFNPAKSDRRFRIILSDFMAVVFFRKIVERIAREAPAVSFELLPLADDPDEVIRRGEADFLILPEMFMSSAHPKAKLFEETLVCVGCRTNKQLSGQLTFERYMSMGHVVVRFGRTRQPSIEEWYLLEHGLKRRDEVIVPSFSMIAPMLLNTDRIGTMPLRLVKHFEKTMPLRIVEVPLPFPAFTEAVQWSAFHNSDPASNWMREIILQEASRSPHSAR, encoded by the coding sequence ATGCGTTTCAAGGGCCTCGATCTGAATCTCCTCGTCGCGCTCGATGCTCTGATGACCGAGCGTAATCTCACCGCGGCGGCACGCAGCATCAACCTGAGCCAGCCGGCCATGAGCGCGGCCGTCGCCCGGCTACGCGCCTATTTTTGCGATGAACTATTTACGATGAGAGGCCGGGAATTTGTCCCAACACCGCGTGCAGAAGGGCTCGCTGCTCCAATCCGCGAGGCTCTGGTGCACATCCAGCTCTCCGTTATTTCCCGGGACGTCTTCAACCCAGCCAAATCGGATCGCCGCTTCAGGATCATCCTTTCCGATTTCATGGCAGTCGTATTTTTTCGAAAGATCGTGGAGCGTATTGCACGGGAAGCTCCCGCCGTCAGCTTCGAATTGCTGCCACTTGCCGATGACCCCGATGAGGTTATTCGGCGCGGCGAAGCCGATTTTCTTATCTTGCCGGAAATGTTCATGTCGAGCGCGCACCCTAAAGCGAAGCTGTTCGAGGAGACACTCGTGTGCGTAGGCTGCCGCACGAACAAGCAGCTATCAGGGCAGCTTACATTCGAGAGATACATGTCGATGGGGCACGTGGTGGTCAGGTTCGGGCGTACGCGGCAGCCCTCCATCGAGGAATGGTATTTGCTTGAGCACGGTCTCAAGAGACGGGACGAGGTCATCGTGCCGAGCTTTAGCATGATCGCGCCTATGCTATTAAACACTGACCGTATAGGGACGATGCCCTTAAGGCTGGTCAAGCACTTCGAAAAAACGATGCCTCTGCGGATCGTCGAAGTTCCACTGCCATTTCCCGCATTCACCGAGGCCGTCCAATGGTCTGCCTTTCACAACAGTGATCCGGCAAGCAATTGGATGCGGGAGATAATATTGCAGGAGGCGTCACGCAGCCCCCATTCGGCACGGTGA
- a CDS encoding carbamoyltransferase family protein yields the protein MLCLGVSGGLDKVHENPLALPNTFLHDGAAVLVRDGRVIAAVEEERLNRIKHSNKFPSSSIQYCLASAGIQLSDIDRIAFYATEAYCNVMLERLFLSQPNISVPVDAKLFLRNLLMQEFGTEIDPSRVSFVSHHLAHAVSAFAMSGFEQSLILAVDGGGDFLSGLLALGSGTEITQLATFAEHNSLGLFYLETIRYLGYGLFDEYKVMGLAPYGDPAPYRGLFEQFYQLSANGEYRVYLDRIGPTLLRSIQVRRKGMPFTQQHRDVGASLQEALERIVFHILRHHREVTGMKRLCIAGGVAHNCTMNGKLLYSGLFEDIFVQPAAHDAGCALGAALMMSNDFGRPAPRERLQEVYWGPDLGSDLVVEQELNAWAGHLHVERSDDVAGRAADWMANGAVIGWVQGRSEFGPRALGNRSILADPRPAANKDRINAMVKKREGYRPFAPSVLEDDAREFFDLPEGTREFPFMNFVVRVRDSKRAFLGAITHIDGTARLQTVSRKTNPAYWEVINAFKKRTGIPILLNTSFNNNAEPIVDSVADAIATFLTTELDGLVVGPFLVKKRPATQEHWTALAVSLPPYASLYRVRAHTARDRQETVCEIRTGGSNCDSVRISHELFDLLMLIEGEAVLGHLLDTITPEQTRREALVKELRGLWEQRRVRLHPSRALSR from the coding sequence ATGCTGTGCTTAGGAGTGAGCGGCGGACTAGACAAAGTTCATGAAAATCCACTCGCACTGCCGAACACATTTCTGCACGACGGCGCTGCGGTGCTTGTCCGGGACGGACGCGTAATAGCGGCCGTCGAAGAGGAGCGCCTCAACCGGATCAAGCACTCTAACAAGTTCCCGAGCAGTTCAATTCAATACTGCCTCGCATCCGCAGGGATTCAGCTCAGCGATATCGACCGCATCGCGTTTTACGCTACCGAGGCCTATTGCAACGTTATGCTCGAACGCCTGTTCCTGTCCCAGCCGAACATCTCCGTTCCGGTGGATGCCAAGCTGTTTCTGCGTAACTTACTAATGCAAGAATTCGGTACCGAGATCGATCCTTCGCGAGTCTCATTCGTGAGTCACCATCTGGCGCATGCCGTGAGCGCGTTTGCGATGTCTGGATTCGAGCAAAGTCTGATCCTCGCGGTTGATGGCGGCGGTGATTTCCTCTCGGGGCTCTTGGCGCTCGGATCTGGAACCGAAATTACGCAACTCGCGACTTTCGCAGAGCATAATTCTCTAGGACTGTTTTATCTCGAAACAATCCGGTATCTCGGTTACGGCTTGTTCGACGAATACAAGGTCATGGGGCTTGCACCTTATGGGGATCCCGCTCCCTATCGCGGGCTCTTCGAGCAATTCTATCAACTGTCCGCCAACGGTGAGTACCGCGTCTACCTGGACCGCATCGGTCCGACGTTGCTCCGCAGCATCCAGGTCCGGCGAAAGGGAATGCCATTCACACAGCAGCATCGAGATGTGGGTGCTTCATTGCAGGAAGCGCTGGAGCGGATCGTGTTTCACATTCTCCGCCATCATCGGGAGGTCACCGGTATGAAGCGGCTGTGTATAGCCGGGGGAGTAGCTCATAACTGCACCATGAACGGTAAGCTGCTGTATTCGGGACTTTTCGAAGACATCTTCGTGCAGCCCGCAGCGCATGACGCCGGTTGCGCATTAGGCGCTGCCCTTATGATGTCAAACGACTTCGGTCGGCCCGCGCCGCGTGAGCGATTGCAGGAGGTTTATTGGGGGCCCGATCTGGGGAGCGATCTGGTCGTGGAGCAAGAATTGAATGCGTGGGCAGGACACCTCCACGTTGAACGCAGTGATGACGTGGCAGGCAGAGCAGCGGACTGGATGGCCAATGGCGCCGTGATCGGCTGGGTGCAGGGTCGTTCGGAGTTCGGGCCACGCGCGCTTGGCAACCGCAGCATTCTTGCCGATCCCAGGCCGGCCGCAAACAAGGACCGGATCAACGCCATGGTCAAAAAGCGTGAGGGTTACCGACCGTTCGCGCCATCAGTGCTCGAGGACGATGCGCGCGAATTTTTTGACCTCCCAGAGGGCACCCGCGAATTCCCTTTTATGAATTTTGTAGTTCGCGTGCGCGACTCCAAGCGTGCCTTCCTCGGCGCCATCACGCACATTGACGGTACAGCGCGGCTGCAAACAGTTTCGCGCAAGACCAATCCCGCCTACTGGGAGGTTATTAATGCGTTCAAGAAGCGGACAGGAATCCCAATTCTGCTCAATACTTCCTTTAATAACAACGCTGAGCCGATCGTAGATTCGGTTGCAGACGCGATTGCCACATTTCTGACGACAGAGCTGGATGGACTTGTGGTCGGGCCGTTCCTCGTCAAAAAGCGGCCCGCAACGCAGGAACATTGGACTGCGCTCGCGGTTTCACTGCCGCCCTATGCATCGCTCTATCGAGTCCGCGCTCACACAGCGCGGGATCGTCAGGAAACGGTGTGCGAAATTCGCACCGGCGGCTCCAACTGTGACAGTGTGCGTATTTCACATGAGTTGTTCGATCTGCTGATGCTGATCGAAGGCGAAGCCGTGCTCGGACATCTTCTCGATACGATTACGCCTGAGCAGACTCGACGTGAAGCCCTCGTTAAGGAGCTGCGCGGATTGTGGGAACAGCGTCGGGTTCGGCTACATCCCTCACGGGCGTTGTCACGGTAA
- the nodS gene encoding nodulation methyltransferase NodS has translation MTHQTNFELLSRELDADDPWRLDSNPFEHERHRQMLRMALSQGSVKNALEVGCAGGAFTEKLAPHCQRLTVIDIVPRAIARTRERMMDPPNINWIVSDVQHFSTEQQFDLVVVAEVLYYLDGGAEVRAAVRNLARMLAPGGQLVFGSARDANCRRWGHIAGAETVIAILEEELVEINRLSCVGQSLNEDCLLACFRNAASPSCGPTYQR, from the coding sequence TTGACACATCAAACGAACTTCGAATTGCTGAGTCGGGAATTGGACGCAGACGATCCATGGCGGCTCGACAGCAATCCCTTTGAGCACGAACGCCACAGGCAAATGCTTCGGATGGCACTTTCGCAGGGATCCGTCAAAAATGCGCTCGAAGTCGGATGCGCAGGCGGAGCCTTCACGGAAAAATTGGCACCGCACTGCCAACGGCTCACCGTGATCGATATCGTGCCACGCGCAATTGCTAGGACACGCGAACGGATGATGGACCCGCCGAACATCAATTGGATCGTCTCCGATGTCCAGCATTTTTCGACTGAGCAACAGTTCGATCTGGTCGTGGTGGCAGAGGTTCTCTATTACCTCGACGGCGGCGCCGAGGTGCGCGCCGCTGTCCGCAATTTAGCACGGATGCTTGCCCCCGGTGGACAGCTGGTTTTCGGATCGGCACGTGACGCCAATTGCCGGCGATGGGGCCACATTGCCGGAGCCGAGACGGTCATAGCCATCCTGGAAGAAGAGCTGGTTGAAATCAATCGTTTGAGCTGCGTCGGTCAGTCGTTGAATGAAGACTGTCTGCTCGCCTGTTTTCGAAACGCGGCTTCGCCTTCGTGTGGACCAACTTACCAGCGTTAG